In one Oncorhynchus nerka isolate Pitt River linkage group LG7, Oner_Uvic_2.0, whole genome shotgun sequence genomic region, the following are encoded:
- the rps27.1 gene encoding 40S ribosomal protein S27.1: MPLAKDLLHPSPEEEKRSHKKKRLVQSPNSYFMDVKCPGCYKITTVFSHAQTVVLCVGCSTVLCQPTGGKARLTEGCSFRRKQH, encoded by the exons ATGCCA CTCGCAAAAGACTTGTTGCACCCATCccctgaggaggagaagaggagccaCAAGAAGAAGCGTCTCGTCCAGAGCCCTAACTCCTATTTCATGGATGTTAAGTGCCCAG GATGCTACAAGATCACAACTGTGTTCAGCCACGCTCAGACTGTTGTGCTGTGTGTGGGTTGCTCCACAGTTCTGTGTCAGCCCACTGGCGGCAAAGCACGTCTCACAGAGG GGTGCTCATTCAGGAGGAAGCAGCATTAG